One segment of Fructilactobacillus hinvesii DNA contains the following:
- a CDS encoding Cof-type HAD-IIB family hydrolase: MYKYLVFFDLDSTLFDKNSQVTDEVAAAMDKIRAKGGLPVIATGRTLYEIPETLKKTKIDTAVTSNGDHGIYQGKELFERRIDPHTIDELDDFAKQNGNSITVLDQKGKGASRHDELLKKACAFVHAPLPKLVDRDYWYERPIDMMFVTTTDLDDVYEEKFGDRLSFYRNSPFSIDVVDHGASKASGIKQLMEMTGLTGIPTYAFGDGNNDIPMLDFVDHPVVMENGRERVKDHAEFVTTTNTNHGIVNGLRHFDLI; this comes from the coding sequence TTTAGTTTTCTTTGACCTCGACAGTACCCTCTTTGATAAAAACTCCCAGGTAACAGATGAAGTGGCTGCTGCCATGGATAAAATTCGGGCCAAGGGCGGACTACCAGTCATTGCCACCGGTCGAACCCTCTACGAAATTCCAGAAACTTTAAAAAAGACCAAGATTGATACTGCAGTGACTTCTAACGGGGATCACGGTATTTACCAAGGTAAAGAACTTTTTGAACGTCGGATTGATCCGCACACCATTGATGAGTTAGATGACTTTGCCAAACAAAATGGTAATTCAATTACCGTTTTAGACCAAAAAGGCAAGGGAGCTTCGCGCCACGATGAACTATTGAAAAAAGCCTGTGCCTTCGTGCACGCTCCACTTCCCAAGCTAGTTGATCGCGACTACTGGTACGAACGGCCGATTGACATGATGTTTGTCACCACTACTGATTTAGACGACGTCTACGAAGAAAAATTTGGCGACCGCTTAAGTTTTTACCGAAACTCTCCCTTCAGTATTGACGTTGTAGATCACGGGGCTTCTAAAGCCAGCGGAATTAAACAACTCATGGAAATGACTGGTTTGACCGGAATTCCGACCTACGCCTTTGGAGACGGAAATAACGACATTCCAATGCTCGATTTCGTTGATCATCCGGTCGTGATGGAAAATGGTCGCGAACGTGTAAAAGATCATGCAGAATTTGTAACTACGACCAACACTAACCACGGAATTGTCAATGGTTTACGGCATTTTGATTTAATTTAA